In Thermotomaculum hydrothermale, a single genomic region encodes these proteins:
- a CDS encoding thiamine pyrophosphate-dependent enzyme: protein MGINVSTENMEKVFERTEGLKKVKTHYCPGCGHGVVHRLTMETVMELGIQDKTIGIAPVGCSVFAYYYMNVDMQQAAHGRACAVATGIKRMLPNHYVFTYQGDGDLAAIGTAETIHACSRGENITIIFINNAIYGMTGGQMAPTTIEGQKTSTSPEGRDYSMDGMPINMSEIVALLPGTVYVERLAVNNPGRVRKTKKAIMKAFKAQELKKGTSFIEVVSNCNTNWKMTPVEANKWIDDVLLKQYPLGVFKDETGIK, encoded by the coding sequence ATGGGAATAAATGTATCAACTGAAAATATGGAAAAGGTATTTGAGAGAACCGAAGGGCTTAAAAAGGTTAAAACCCATTACTGCCCTGGTTGTGGGCACGGAGTCGTTCACAGGCTAACAATGGAGACTGTAATGGAATTGGGAATTCAGGACAAAACAATAGGGATTGCACCTGTTGGATGCTCTGTTTTTGCATACTATTACATGAATGTTGACATGCAGCAGGCTGCACACGGAAGGGCATGCGCTGTTGCAACAGGGATAAAGAGAATGCTTCCCAACCACTATGTGTTTACCTATCAGGGAGACGGAGATTTGGCCGCAATAGGCACTGCGGAAACAATACACGCTTGCAGCAGAGGGGAAAACATAACCATAATCTTTATAAACAATGCAATTTACGGAATGACAGGTGGGCAGATGGCACCAACAACAATTGAAGGCCAGAAAACCTCAACCTCACCTGAGGGAAGAGACTATTCAATGGATGGAATGCCAATAAATATGAGTGAGATAGTTGCACTGCTTCCCGGCACTGTTTATGTTGAAAGGCTTGCAGTAAACAACCCGGGAAGAGTGAGAAAAACAAAAAAGGCAATAATGAAGGCATTTAAAGCCCAGGAGTTGAAAAAGGGCACATCATTTATTGAAGTTGTCTCAAACTGCAATACAAACTGGAAGATGACCCCTGTTGAGGCAAACAAATGGATTGACGATGTTTTATTAAAACAGTATCCATTAGGCGTCTTCAAAGATGAAACAGGTATAAAGTAA
- a CDS encoding 2-oxoacid:acceptor oxidoreductase family protein, producing the protein MTEEIVFAGFGGQGVLSLGQIIAYSGMLEGKEVCWMPSYGPEMRGGTANCIVSVSDEPISSPILAKFDTAIVLNRPSFEKFEPKVKEGGILIYDSTTINIKSDRKDIKVIGIKAFDEAIKLKNNKVMGMILLGTYLKHKPIVKTDTVEKALEKVLPERHHHLIPLNIEAIKTGMNLA; encoded by the coding sequence ATGACTGAAGAAATAGTATTTGCAGGCTTCGGCGGACAGGGAGTTTTATCCTTGGGGCAAATCATAGCATACTCAGGAATGCTTGAAGGGAAAGAGGTATGCTGGATGCCATCCTATGGCCCTGAAATGAGAGGCGGCACTGCAAACTGCATTGTCTCTGTTTCAGATGAGCCTATATCATCCCCAATTCTTGCAAAATTTGACACAGCAATTGTTTTAAACAGGCCTTCCTTTGAAAAATTTGAGCCAAAGGTAAAAGAGGGGGGAATTTTAATTTACGACTCAACAACAATAAACATAAAGTCAGATAGAAAAGACATTAAAGTAATTGGAATAAAGGCATTTGACGAAGCGATTAAACTTAAAAACAACAAGGTAATGGGAATGATACTTTTAGGCACATATCTAAAACACAAACCAATAGTTAAAACTGATACTGTTGAAAAGGCGCTTGAAAAGGTTTTACCGGAAAGGCATCACCATTTAATTCCATTGAATATTGAAGCAATAAAAACAGGGATGAATCTCGCATAA
- a CDS encoding 4Fe-4S dicluster domain-containing protein, which yields MARQKGMVVIDTENCKGCGLCIANCPTNTLGFSKEINSSGFHYSEMKQDTCTACQSCAMVCPDVVITVYRMKKEKTG from the coding sequence ATGGCCAGACAAAAAGGAATGGTAGTTATTGATACTGAAAATTGCAAAGGTTGCGGGCTATGCATTGCAAATTGCCCAACAAATACTCTTGGATTTTCAAAAGAGATAAATTCAAGCGGTTTCCACTATTCTGAAATGAAACAGGATACATGCACTGCCTGCCAGAGTTGTGCAATGGTTTGCCCTGATGTGGTAATAACCGTTTACAGAATGAAAAAAGAAAAAACAGGTTAG
- a CDS encoding tetratricopeptide repeat protein, with protein sequence MKKFGIILFLFTAINLYSQWYAGITNPHVYKRITHPPELGLHLKRVAVIPEGYYTSNELADYLTTYFVNTGYIEVVDREHLYQILKEQNLSLSGRIDKANAVKLGKLLGATALITVNVYTEEYKKEMKKEEYKTKKGIRTKFIARIDGYLKFSIKTIDLQTGKIFSAKIYEIRDYIENSSYHEKPEYPDYHILKTRMYKKAMDGLTKLFFPWEQSLSFVFYNNDKCGMKQAYYYIKAKDYKNALEKSLNVLECMKNANSSSKYISRAYYNVGVCYYLLGDYQKAIDYFEKAYTIKDYSTYKDAINKVKLTEQTERDYLIYLKESESVEENQNQISEQINTQSNTQNSNQNDDEIIEKLRKLKKLYQEGLITEEEYKQKKKEILEKL encoded by the coding sequence ATGAAAAAATTCGGTATTATTTTGTTTTTATTTACAGCAATTAACCTTTATTCCCAATGGTATGCAGGGATTACAAACCCCCATGTCTATAAAAGGATAACCCATCCTCCTGAACTTGGATTGCATTTAAAAAGAGTAGCTGTAATACCGGAGGGATACTATACCTCAAATGAACTTGCAGATTACTTAACAACATACTTTGTAAACACAGGATACATTGAAGTTGTTGATAGAGAGCACCTTTATCAAATCCTTAAAGAGCAAAACTTATCTTTAAGCGGTAGGATTGACAAAGCAAACGCAGTAAAACTTGGAAAACTTTTAGGTGCAACTGCTTTGATTACGGTAAATGTTTATACAGAAGAATATAAAAAGGAAATGAAAAAGGAAGAATATAAAACTAAAAAAGGGATTAGAACAAAGTTTATAGCAAGGATTGATGGATACTTAAAGTTCTCAATAAAAACAATTGATTTACAAACAGGGAAGATTTTTTCTGCAAAGATTTACGAGATAAGAGATTACATTGAAAATTCCAGTTATCACGAAAAACCAGAGTACCCTGATTACCACATTTTAAAAACAAGAATGTACAAAAAAGCCATGGATGGGCTTACAAAACTCTTTTTCCCCTGGGAGCAGTCCCTTTCATTTGTGTTTTACAATAACGACAAATGCGGAATGAAACAGGCGTATTATTACATAAAGGCAAAAGATTATAAAAATGCACTTGAAAAATCACTCAATGTTCTTGAATGCATGAAAAATGCAAACTCTTCCTCAAAATACATATCCAGAGCATACTATAATGTTGGAGTTTGTTATTACCTTTTAGGGGACTATCAAAAAGCAATAGATTATTTTGAAAAAGCATACACTATAAAAGATTACTCAACCTATAAAGATGCAATAAATAAGGTTAAATTGACAGAACAAACTGAAAGGGATTATCTGATTTATTTAAAGGAAAGCGAATCTGTTGAGGAAAACCAGAATCAAATCTCTGAACAAATTAACACTCAGAGCAATACTCAAAACAGCAATCAAAATGATGATGAAATAATTGAAAAATTGAGAAAACTAAAGAAACTATACCAGGAAGGTTTAATTACTGAAGAAGAATACAAGCAGAAGAAAAAAGAGATTTTAGAAAAGCTTTAA
- a CDS encoding 3-methyl-2-oxobutanoate dehydrogenase subunit VorB, which produces MSDYQLMKGNYALAEAAIRANCEGYFAYPITPQSEVGEYMSIHMRKKGRVFLQAESEVAAINMLYGAAGAGFKVMTSSSSPGISLMTEGISYIAGAELPCVIVNVNRGGPGLGTIQPSQGDYFQATKGGGHGDYRLIVLAPSSVQEIADLTYLAFDLAWKYRNPSMILMDGALGQMMEKVKFNPYTEPERDISWATRGKTPDRDTNFITSLWIKPEEMEQVNLRLQAKYREIEENEVRYDAYNIEDAELILVAYGLSARIATKSMQLLRKKGYKVGLIKPITLWPYPYKILSELASNDRVKGFFVTELNSGQMVEDVKLGVNGKKEVGFYGRMGGMIYSPEEIVENILPFCEKIGIKGD; this is translated from the coding sequence ATGAGCGATTATCAATTGATGAAGGGAAACTATGCCCTTGCAGAAGCGGCAATAAGGGCAAATTGCGAGGGATACTTTGCCTACCCTATCACTCCCCAATCAGAAGTGGGAGAGTATATGTCAATTCACATGAGAAAAAAGGGAAGGGTATTTCTTCAGGCTGAAAGCGAGGTTGCAGCAATAAATATGCTTTACGGCGCCGCAGGGGCAGGATTTAAGGTGATGACTTCATCATCTTCACCGGGAATATCCTTAATGACGGAAGGTATTTCATACATTGCAGGCGCTGAATTACCCTGCGTAATTGTTAATGTTAATAGAGGGGGGCCAGGGCTTGGCACAATTCAGCCATCTCAGGGGGACTACTTTCAGGCAACAAAGGGAGGGGGACACGGCGATTACAGGCTAATTGTTCTTGCACCTTCATCAGTGCAGGAAATAGCAGACCTAACCTATCTTGCATTTGATTTAGCGTGGAAGTATAGAAACCCGTCAATGATTTTAATGGATGGGGCATTAGGGCAGATGATGGAAAAGGTAAAATTTAACCCTTATACTGAACCAGAAAGGGATATATCATGGGCAACAAGGGGTAAAACCCCGGACAGGGATACAAACTTTATTACATCACTCTGGATTAAACCTGAAGAAATGGAGCAGGTAAATTTAAGATTACAGGCAAAGTACAGAGAAATTGAAGAAAACGAAGTAAGATACGACGCTTACAACATAGAAGACGCTGAATTAATCCTCGTTGCTTACGGCTTATCTGCAAGGATAGCTACAAAATCTATGCAACTTTTAAGAAAAAAAGGCTACAAGGTGGGACTAATCAAACCTATCACCCTCTGGCCTTACCCATACAAAATTTTAAGTGAATTAGCATCAAATGATAGAGTTAAAGGCTTCTTTGTAACCGAGTTAAATTCAGGCCAGATGGTTGAAGATGTGAAATTGGGAGTAAACGGTAAAAAAGAGGTTGGATTTTACGGCAGAATGGGAGGAATGATATATTCACCTGAAGAAATAGTTGAAAACATATTGCCATTCTGCGAAAAAATCGGGATAAAGGGAGACTAA